GTTATACTTCAACTGGTGGGATCGTATCATGGGTACCAATCATCCGAAGTACCATGAAACGTTCGAACGCATCACATCGACTCCGTTGATCGGTTCAGGGAGAACCGGCTCCATTGAAGTGGCCGAAGAAGGGGCTTGAATCAACGAAGGATGCTCGACACATAACGGACAGGCCACCGCTGAATGCTCAAGCCCTCTTTATTGGAATGTGTTTGAGGGCTCAGTTAACGGCGTTTTTGATCGCCTTCTCTTTCTGATCTTCGAGATTCTGAATCTGCTTCTTATTTCCTTCGAGGACGGCGCTGTATTTCGACTTCATATCGTCGTCCATCTCATCGCCCATCTTTTCAAGAACGTATTCAAGCAGCTCGGCTCGATCCTTCATGCCCTTCATCTGAAAATCATAGAAGGTCGTAATATCGTCGGCCGAAGCCTTTCGCGAGGTGATGCGCTGCTGGATGTCGACGATGCGGCGTCGCTCTTCTTCAAGCTGCTGCTGTCGCTCGGGCGTTACGCGCTGCGGAATAATGGAGTTACCCGGAAATCGCTTACGCAGCGTGTCGAACTGCGACATCTGCTCGTCCGTATAAGGCATGCCCGTTTGCGGGTTGGTCGGATTGCCCTCACTTGCCTTTTCGAGAATCTCGGGTTCTTCTTCCAGCGGAGCCGGTCCGCCTTCGTCGGGGATGGCGCTTTCGCCGACGCCCGTTCCCCAGAACTTCGAATCAAAGACCGATGTTGGAGCGCCGGCATCGGAGCTCGATCGTGACGATCCGCCCCCGAAAATGGCGGCCATCGCCTCTTTCTCGCCATCGACCTCGCCCGGGCGTGTATCGTCCGGCGCCGTCCATACAACGATAGCGGCAAAGATCACAGCGATGATAAGAAAAGTAATGCGCGATTTCGACATGGTTCCTCTATTTTAGAGACGAACCATGCCGCAACTCTGTTTCTTTTTTTCTCAGCTCTCAAGTATGGTCGGAGTGCAGCTCTTTGTAAAAATCTTTAAGCCGATCATACATCTTTAAATAAACGTTGCGATAGATGCGCTCATACGTTCGATGCACGGTCGGATTCGGCTCGAATCGGCGCGGAGCTCCACTCATACGCTTGATGGCCGTCTGCACATCGGGAGCAAGGCCTAAAGCGGCCGCGGCGATCATCGCCGCTCCCAGCCCTGACGCCTCATAGATCGCCGGACGTTCGACCGGCATGCCAAAGATGTCGGCCGTCATCTGCATGATGACGTCGCTCTGCGATCCGCCGCCCGCAGCCACGATTCTGCGAATGCGCTTCGCTCCCGATTTCTCGATACGCTCCTTGCCTTCGCGCAAAGAGTACAGCAGGCCTTCAAGAATCGCTCTGTAAATATGGTAGCGGTTATGCCAGTCCGTAAAGCCGATGACGGCGCCGCGAGCCTCGGGACCGGGCACCTTCAGGCCAGGCGACCAGAACGGCTGCAGCACAAGGCCTTCAGAGCCGGGCGGAATATCGCGGATGCGCTCTTCAAGGATCTGCTCGGCGCTTTTGCCGAGCTTCGCCGCCTGCGCCTCATCCTCAAAGCCGAACTGCTTTTTGAACCAGCTCACCATCCAGAAGCCGCGAAAGATCTGAATCTCGTTGCTGTACTGGCCGGGAAGCGCCGCGGGGTAAGGCGGAATAAAGCGCACCGCCTCTCTGTATTTCGCCGAGAGAACGTTTACCGTCGCCGTCGTTCCAAAGCTCAGATGGGCGGTCTCTTCATCGCTGACGCCGCTGCCGAGCACCTCGCAGGCCTTATCGGCGCCGGCGGCGACGATGGGTAACCCTTCGGGGATGCCGGTGACCCGTGCAGCCTCTGCGCTGACGTGGCCGATGATCTGGCCCGGCACGACCAGCTCGGGCAGCTGTTCGGGACGAAGACGCGTTACCTGCCACTTCCAGTCCGATGGAGAGGCCCAGGCATGCTTCTTGTAATCGAAGGGAATATAGGCGACCTGTGAGGCGACGGAATCGCGATACTGTCCGGTCAGGCGATAGATGAGATATCCCGAGAGCAGAATATACTTCGAAGTTCGCTTCCAGATATCGGGCTCGTTATGCTCGATCCAGGTGCTCTCGGCCATGCTCTGAAAATAGCGGATGGCGTCGGTCATACCGATCAGACGAAAGGCCAGGGCCCAGAGCCCCTGCACCGGACGAAAATTAAAACATCTTCGTTTGTCGAACCACAGGATCACCCGGCGAAGCGGCTTTCCATTCTCGTCCAGGTTAACGACGCTGCCACGCTGCGATGTCAGCGCCATACCGGCGATGCGTGCGACGACATCGGGACGCTTTGAAAATAATTCCTGCGTCGCCTGCCCCAGGGCTTGCCAGAAGACCTCGGCATCCTGCTCCCCCCACCCGGGTTGTTCGGCTACATAGTCGAGTGCGACCTGCGATTTATCAAGCAGCTGTCCGTCGGCGTCAAAAAGCAGGGCGCGCAGGCTCTGCGTTCCACAGTCAATGGAAAGAATCAGATTTTTCATAAACACTCCTCAACATTCTTTTTTTATATCAAGAACACGTCCCGAACCCCCTCCTGAGTTTCAGAACCAGCTCAAGCGCCTGCACGTTATGAATAGCTTTTCGCTATCAGATCCTTGTAGCGCTGTTCTTCCTGCGCATAATAATCCTCGCTCCAGCCGGCCTTCAGACACATCGTACGGATCTCGCCAAGCACGGCCTTCCCGCCTTCGGGTAACAGGATGCCCAGTCGCAGTCGTCGAATCATCAGATCGTCAAGATGCACGACCCACTCCTTCTCAAGGGCATAGCGCGCCGCCTCTCTCAAAATCTGCGTACCGGCGAAAAAAGGAGAGGGCTCCTGCTCGAGCCTCGATTCAAGGCCGGCAGCGTCGGCTCCATAGGCCGCCGATAGATAACGCGAAAGCTCAGTATTCTGTTTCATGGCCGGATTCGCAAAAGGACGCGGACGCAATCCTTTCAGAGTCGGGAATATGCCATCCAGTTTGGTTAACGCATGA
This region of Leptonema illini DSM 21528 genomic DNA includes:
- a CDS encoding FGGY-family carbohydrate kinase, which encodes MKNLILSIDCGTQSLRALLFDADGQLLDKSQVALDYVAEQPGWGEQDAEVFWQALGQATQELFSKRPDVVARIAGMALTSQRGSVVNLDENGKPLRRVILWFDKRRCFNFRPVQGLWALAFRLIGMTDAIRYFQSMAESTWIEHNEPDIWKRTSKYILLSGYLIYRLTGQYRDSVASQVAYIPFDYKKHAWASPSDWKWQVTRLRPEQLPELVVPGQIIGHVSAEAARVTGIPEGLPIVAAGADKACEVLGSGVSDEETAHLSFGTTATVNVLSAKYREAVRFIPPYPAALPGQYSNEIQIFRGFWMVSWFKKQFGFEDEAQAAKLGKSAEQILEERIRDIPPGSEGLVLQPFWSPGLKVPGPEARGAVIGFTDWHNRYHIYRAILEGLLYSLREGKERIEKSGAKRIRRIVAAGGGSQSDVIMQMTADIFGMPVERPAIYEASGLGAAMIAAAALGLAPDVQTAIKRMSGAPRRFEPNPTVHRTYERIYRNVYLKMYDRLKDFYKELHSDHT
- a CDS encoding LIC_20245/LIC_11074 family protein → MSKSRITFLIIAVIFAAIVVWTAPDDTRPGEVDGEKEAMAAIFGGGSSRSSSDAGAPTSVFDSKFWGTGVGESAIPDEGGPAPLEEEPEILEKASEGNPTNPQTGMPYTDEQMSQFDTLRKRFPGNSIIPQRVTPERQQQLEEERRRIVDIQQRITSRKASADDITTFYDFQMKGMKDRAELLEYVLEKMGDEMDDDMKSKYSAVLEGNKKQIQNLEDQKEKAIKNAVN